The following coding sequences are from one Octopus bimaculoides isolate UCB-OBI-ISO-001 chromosome 3, ASM119413v2, whole genome shotgun sequence window:
- the LOC106882651 gene encoding putative ankyrin repeat protein RF_0381 — protein MPESAEGDWSLIEAARDGRLSNVQELLESKCGNYIHRDQSGRTPLHYAAENGNLQILCLLIEANFDINAKDNQGQTPLHIACHYRQLDIATCLIALGCDVNTCDVQHNTPLHRATRSNLDQLVSMLCECGASVNALNCCQWSPLYESIRIGNETIISCLLEYGADTNLIQRNNMSPFLTAIFYHRIASRNSYNISSILKSFIQYGSLLSHSDGVWSHLSAAVSIDQTDVAIILILNGCRIEKRGRYSRSLLVDMFDRCETRLVKLYVLAGYAVTWDEIDQCSRRVPSFSRSFMRLVQPGSDISSARRHLLDWLRKRIKTPCTLSEICRTSIRSKLNEVSGDTNINPFIERLPLPKSIKAYIGMSDWISENLS, from the coding sequence ATGCCTGAATCTGCCGAAGGTGACTGGTCTTTAATTGAAGCCGCCAGAGATGGACGTCTTTCAAATGTTCAAGAGTTGTTGGAAAGCAAATGTGGTAATTATATCCACCGTGACCAATCAGGTCGGACACCTTTACATTATGCTGCTGAAAATGGTAACCTACAGATATTGTGTTTGCTCATTGAAGCTAACTTTGATATAAACGCTAAAGATAACCAAGGTCAGACACCTTTGCACATAGCTTGCCACTATCGACAATTGGACATAGCAACTTGCCTGATCGCTCTAGGCTGTGATGTTAATACGTGCGACGTtcaacacaacacaccactgcACCGTGCCACACGCTCAAATCTCGATCAGTTGGTATCTATGCTTTGTGAATGTGGTGCGTCAGTGAATGCTCTTAACTGCTGTCAATGGTCACCATTGTATGAATCTATTCGAATTGGCAATGAAACCATAATATCTTGCCTGCTTGAATATGGCGCTGACACCAACttaatacaaagaaataacaTGTCACCTTTCCTTACAGCAATATTTTACCACCGAATTGCATCGCGGAATAGCTACAATATAAGTTCGATTCTGAAATCTTTCATTCAATACGGCAGTCTTCTGAGTCACAGTGACGGTGTCTGGTCCCATTTATCAGCTGCTGTTTCCATTGATCAGACGGACGTTGCTATCATACTTATTCTAAACGGATGCCGCATTGAAAAGCGTGGACGTTACAGTCGCAGTCTTCTAGTTGATATGTTTGATCGGTGTGAAACCCGATTAGTGAAACTTTACGTTTTAGCCGGATATGCGGTGACTTGGGATGAAATTGATCAATGTTCACGGCGTGTACCCAGCTTCTCTCGTTCATTTATGAGACTCGTTCAACCGGGTTCGGACATTTCAAGTGCCAGACGACACCTTCTCGATTGGTTACGTAAACGTATTAAAACACCTTGTACACTCAGTGAAATCTGTCGAACCTCAATTCGTTCTAAATTAAATGAAGTCAGTGGAGACACAAACATCAACCCATTCATTGAGCGGTTGCCATTACCTAAATCTATCAAAGCCTATATAGGTATGTCCGATTGGATCTCAGAAAACTTGTCTtga